In Nitrospirota bacterium, the DNA window AAACGTAAGGACCTGCTGACCAATTTCAGGGATGATGAGAACTGCATGGTCTTTCTCTCAACAGATGCAGGCGGCGTAGGTCTGAATCTGCAGAGCGCTTCTTTCCTTATAAATATGGACATCCCATGGAACCCCGCTGTTTTAGAGCAGCGTATAGCACGTATACACCGCCTCGGGCAGCATAAGCCTGTAAATATTATAAATTTTATATCCAAAGGTACCATTGAGGAGAACCTGTTAGGGCTTCTGAAATTCAAAAAATCCGTATTTGCAATACTGTTGTCATGATAATCGGGTTTTACAAGTGTAATCCAATTCGCCTTTTTTATTCTTTTATCCCCCATATTTCCCCATATATCTATGATAAGATTATCCCGTTTATTCGCCTCAATTTTTATGCGATTAAGCAGGTCAAGATGAAATTATAAATAACAAATTGAACAAAAGGAGGGGAGTTAAATGGCGAAGGCAAATGGTTTTAGAATAGGTCACTTTGGTGTTAAGAATAGTGAAATCCAAAAATACATTGAAACTTTTCCCTCTTTATGTATAATAAACGTGGATTTTGATTGTTAATAATGAGTTTAATCTGAAGTTGTTGCTCAAAAATACCCCGATTTTTCAGCAACAACTTATGAAGGAGGTGTGATATTGGGCAGTGTAGTTAAAAAAAGAAAAAAGAAGATGAGAAAGCATAAGCACAAGAAATTGCTTAAAAGATCAAGGATAGAGAGAAGAAAGAGAAAGTAGGTTTTATCCCGAGTTATGGCAATTAAAAAGGGAGACGTAGAGGTATATTTAAGCGAAAATGTATTCATGGGGCTTATACTGTCCTCTGTTGAGGTGTATAAAAAAGAGTGTTTCGGTCTCCTGCTTGGATATAAGACACCGCAAAAGTATATTGTTGAACATGCAGTCCCATATCAGAGTGCAAGAAGGGGACATAAGTGGATAGAGCTTAGGAGTGATAAGTG includes these proteins:
- a CDS encoding AURKAIP1/COX24 domain-containing protein, with translation MGSVVKKRKKKMRKHKHKKLLKRSRIERRKRK
- a CDS encoding SWF/SNF helicase family protein, with product KRKDLLTNFRDDENCMVFLSTDAGGVGLNLQSASFLINMDIPWNPAVLEQRIARIHRLGQHKPVNIINFISKGTIEENLLGLLKFKKSVFAILLS